In the genome of Candidatus Omnitrophota bacterium, the window GACGTAGCATCCGATCTTCCTTCCGCCTGTGGCGATAGAAACCTCATCGACGACATTCCGGAACGTCTTATGGTAGGTATCCCCGGGGTCCGGCGCCCTGGCGTCGAGAAGATTCGTCACATCCGCTATCATATTCCGGGTCGAATAGTACCAATGGAGGGATGCGACCGCGAGGGCAACGGCAAATACTATCACAAATTCTCCCGGGGAGAAGAGCTGCGCCGGGCCGGCGAACGAAGACGGGGAACTAAAAAACATCCTCGTCACTATCCAGAGGAGTTCGGCGACGAGGAAATAAAATACCAGCAGAAAGACGAAGACTGCTTTTATTACCCGCGTCTTCTCTTTCTCTATCACGACAAATGAGTAGGGCATTTAACTCTAGGTGAAGCTGACTTTTGGCGGCTCCCTCTCTGCGAGGTCCTTGAGTTCGAAGAACTCTTCAGGCGCGAAACCTAGCGCCGGGGCGACCGTATTGGCCGGGAATGTCTTGACCGTAGTATTATAGCGCGTGACCTCGTCGTTGTAATACTGCCTTGCGAAGGCGATCTTGTTCTCGGTAGAGGTCAGCTCTTCCTGCAGCGCCAGCATGTTCTGGTTCGCTTTCAGGTCCGGATATTTCTCCGCCACGGCAAACAGGGAACGCAACGCGCCGGTAAGCATGTTCTCCGCGCCTTCTTTGTCCTTGACCGTCGTCGCCTGGGTCGCCTGGGTGCGCGCCTTGATGACGTTCTCGAGGGTCTCGCGTTCGAATTTCATGTATCCCTTCGCCGTCTCGACGAGGTTCGGGATAAGGTCGTGCCTTCTCTTGAGCTGGACGTCTATCTGGGCCCAGCCGTTCTTGACCCGCATCTTCAGCTGGACGAGGCCGTTATAAACGCCGATTAGCCAAAGCACAGCGACGACTACGATGACAAGAATGATAAATAATGCGGCCATAGCGCTACCTCCTATTTTTTAAAGTATACCTGATTTATTTCTGGGGTTCAATGATGACTTTTATTGAATCTGCGGCGCCCGCGACGAGCTTAAAACCTTTTCCCGCGTCGGCCAGGGCGAACCGGTGCGTTATCATGTCCTTTACGTTGACCTTGCCCGACCTTATCAATTCGAGGGCCTCAAGATGTTCTTTGGGGCTCGCCGCGTAAGAGCTTGTAAGGGTCACTTCGTTGCGCCAGAAGATATCATTTATCGATCTTGGAAGCGCGAGGTCTTTCTCGGCGGCCGCGAAGAAAAGGACGGTCCCGCCGCGCTCGACCGAGGCCAGCGCCTGCTCTACTGCCGGCCTTGCGCCGGCGCACAGGATGACGGCGTCGGCGAGCATGCCGCTGTTTATGGCTTTCAATTTTTCCGGGGAATATTCTTTAGCGCTAAATGAGCTGTCCGCGCCGAACTTCTTGGCAGCATCAATACGGTATTGCGAAATATCCGTCGCTGCTACAAGTTTTGCGCCGAGCGCCCGCGCATACTGGATATGCAGTAGCCCTGATATCCCGCTTCCTATCACGAGGACGGTTTGGCCCTTTTTGACCCCTGCTATCCTCTGGCCGCGCAGGACGCAAGCTAGAGGCTCGATGAATGTCGCCTCGTCAAAAGAGACGCCTGCCGGCAGCGGATAGACGCCGCCCTGCTCTATGTTTATCGCCGGTACACGGACGAATTCGGCGAATCCTCCCGGATAGAAATTTGTCTTGCGCAGTGTTTCGCAGGCGGTCTCATGGCCGTTGAGGCAATAATGGCATTTATTACAGGGGACGTGGTGGGATACGGCGACGCGGTCGCCTATTTTTAAATTCTTTACGCCCGCGCCGGTCTTTTCAACCGTACCGGCTATCTCGTGGCCGAGGACAAGCGGCACCCTGTTGATGCGGTACCACTCCATGACGTCGCTTCCGCAGATACCGCTCGAGGCCACGCGGATGAGGATCTCGCCCGGCCCTGTCTCGGGTATAGGCGCCTCTTCGAGGCGGACATCATTGTTGCTATAATACATCGCGACTCGCATAGAAAGCCTTTTCTATTTGTGTTTATGTTTGCAGCCTGAGGGGCAGCTCGAGGTCGCCTTCTCGCAGGGAGACGGCTGGGACTTTTTCTTGTAATCGGTCTCGTAAAAACCCGAGCCCTTGAATATCACGCCGGCGCCCCCGCTTATGAGCCGCTTGACCTTGCCGCCGCATTTGGGGCACTTCTCGAGGCGCTTGTCGGCCATCGACTGGAAGACCTCAAATATATGCTTGCATTTCTGGCATTCGTAATCGTAAGTAGGCATCTTCGAAAATTATCTCCTTTATATCCAGCAGAGCCCGTCCTCGGCCAGGTAATCGTCCCCCACCGCGTAGGCGAAAGCCCGGCATCCGCGGCATTTAACTATACGGCAGGTACGGCACTTGCCTTTTAATTTTCCCTTATCGGTCACTTCCTTGAGCACCCTGCTTTCGTTTATTATATCCTTCAGGCCCTTATCGAGTAGGTTGCCGATCTTTATGGCGAACCTGCGGCACGGGAGCAGGTCCCCGTTGGGCAGTATAGCGAAGGCGTCCTCGCCGAGGTTGCATTCCGCGCCGAGCAGTTCCGCGTCGCCCTCTTTGAATTTTATCCAGAACGCCTTGCAGGGCAGCATATCGTCCCCGCGCGCGTCGACCTCCATATATTCGCATATCTCGCCGACCAGCCGCTTCCAGTCTTCCTTATCTATGACCTCGGATTTGAGGCCCTTGCTCTGGCCCAGCGGTATAAAGCGCTCTATTATCAGGCCGTCGACCTTGAGGTCCCTGCACAGCTGGAAAAGCGCGGGCAGCTCATAGGTGTTCGACCGCATCGCCGTGAGCATTATTATGACCTCGAAGGCGCCCTTCTCCTGGAGCAGGTTTATCTTTTCGAGGGCCGTCCTGAAAGCGCCGGCCTTGCGTATCGCGTCGTTAGTCTTCTCAGTCGCCCCGTCGAGGGATATCTTGACCTGCTTTAATTTCTTTATCTCCCTGAGTTTCGCGACGGCATCCTCGTCGATAAGGCTGGCGTTCGTTATTATGGCAAGCTCTTCGGTGGTATCGTGCTTGTCGAGATAGCGCAGGAGGCCGAAGAAGTCCTTCCTCAGGAAAGGTTCCCCGCCGGTGAGGTTTATCTTCGTCTTCCTTCCGGCCGCGCTCGAGGCGATATTCTCATATATCTTGATGAGGGCGGCCAGCGGAAGGTCCGAGGCCTTCGTGAAATCATGCTGGTAACAATGGCGGCACCTGAAATTGCACGCGTCGGTTATGTGCCACTGGAAAAAGAGGTTCTCCCCCATCTTATGACACGCCCCTCCAGATTTTCAGGATCCCTTTTAGCGACTCGAGGTGCTTCTCCTCTTCTTTTATTATATCCTCAAAAGCCTTCTTTGCCGGGGCATCGGCCGTCTTGCCGAGGCATGCTTTAAAGAAGCTGACGGAGCGTTTTTCGAAAAATATGCCCAGCTCTATCGCTTTCTTCTCGTCTTTTATTATGGCGGCCAGGTCGACCGACTCGCCGAGAGCCCCGAAGACCCTTGTATCTATCTCGTCGACTATGCTGTTCTCGTCGAAAGGCCCGGAGAGCTCTTCGGCCTTTTGGCTAAAGAACTTCAGGTGCTTCCTTTCTTCGGTAAGGAGCGAATAGACCGCCTTCTCGGCCTCCACATCATCCACCGATGACAGGAAAAGGCTGTAAAAATTTATACCCTCGGCCTCGAGCCTGCGCGCGATCTTGTACGCCTCCAGCGGCTTGAAGTCCGATATTATTATCTCGTCGCCTTTATACTCTATCTTCATATTATTCCCCTATTATCTTGACCAGTACCCTCTTGCGCCTCTGTCCGTCGAACTCGCCGTAGAATATCCGTTCCCACGGCCCGAAATCGAGCTTCCCCTTCGTCACGGCCACGACTACTTCCCGGCCCATTATGGTCCTTTTGAGGTGCGCGTCGCCGTTATCCTCGCCGGTGCGGTTATGCCTGTATTTCTCTACGCCGTAAGGCGCCAGTTTCTCTACCCAATCAAGGAAATCCCGGTGCAGCCCGTCCTCGTCGTCATTTATGAAGACGCTCGCCGTGATATGCATGGCGTTCACGAGGCAAAGCCCTTCCTTTATGCCGCTCTTATCGAGCGCCTTCTCGACCTGGGCGGTAATATTTACTATCTCATACCTATTTTCGGTATTGAATACGAGGTATTCGGTATACGACTTCATGGTTTAGTAATTATAACAAGAATCATGAGTTATATCAATGCCGGAAATTTAACGTCTCGCGAAGAGCCGGTTTATGACGCAGTAGATATTTTGTGGAAGCGAGTAATAAAGAAAGGCCGAGCGGGACTTAAATTTCCGGCATAAATATATTTTATTATCCTCTCGGGAATGATATCATATATCCATGAGATATATTAAGCTGATAACGATCGTTGCCGCCGTATTTTTGTCCTATTCCCATGCGACCGCCGGAGAGGACTACCGGCCGCGGAACATACGCATCGACGTGGAATACAGGCAGTCCGGCGAGGCGGGCCGGGGGATCGGCTCGGCGCAATGGCGCGCCGGAAAAAACAGCTCTTACACAAAACAATTTATCGTCGTGTTGGACGGTTTTTCGGCGAGCATATTCGTCGGGGAAGAAGTGCCGTTCGTGGCCTATTACAGGAGATTCCTATTTAAGCGCGGCTACATACTGGAAGAGGAAGAGACCGTGATAAAAGATATCGGGACTAAATTGAAGGTCAAGCCCCGCATAGTCGGGAATAACGCCGTGGAGATAACTCTCACCCCCGAAATAAGCTTCATGCGGGACAGGAAACGCCGGACAATAGATATCAAGACGTTAAGCACGACCGTCATCGCGGCAGACGGCCAATCGATCCCGATCGGAGGGCTCCGGAAGGACGCGGAGTTCGACAAGTATTTCTTCTCCGCCGCCTCGCAAAGCGATCTCGAAATAATCCTCACCCCGCATATACAATAGGGGTCGCTTCAAGGAACTTCGCCATATCTTCCGGCAACGGAGTCGTAAAACCAAGGGGTTTTTTCGTAAACGGATCTTCAAACCCTATCTTGTGGGAATGAAGCGCAGCTCTCCTGAACTTAAGTTTATAATCCTTGGCGAACGCGAATTTTCTTTCTCCGACCAGCGGATGGCCTATCGACTTAAAATGGATCCTTATCTGGTTGGTCCTGCCCGTCTCCGGCTCGATCTCTACGACCGAAAAATCCCTTCGCTCCTCGAGCACCTTGTATTTTGTCACGGACTTCTTGCCCTCTATCGGAAGGTCGATCGCGCCCGCCTTCCTGACAAGCCGTCCGTGGACAAAAGCGATGTATGATTTCTTGACCCTGCGGGCCCTGAACTCCTCCATCATCGCCTGCTGGGCCTTCTTCCCCTTAGCATATATTATGAGCCCGGAAGTATCCCTGTCAATGCGGTGGCACGGGTGGGCGTTCGCCTCTATACCGCGGGCGTCGAGCTCCCTATTCAAAAGGGACGTGAGGGTATTCGATTCCCCTTTAGGGGTCGGTATCACCAGCATCCCGGCCGGCTTATCGGCAACTATTATGTGGTCATCTTCATAGAGTATTTTAAATCCGCTCATCGACGTAATTATACATCCGGCAGAGATGAATTGACAATGTAAAATTTATATGATAAATTTATATAACAATATGGACATAAATACAACTCGCACCATTAATGAACTCGTCTCCGCTATCGCTTATGTCCTTGATGTCATGAGCGAAGGCACCAACCTTTACCACTCATGGCGCGTAGGCATATTCGCCTCTCAATTCGCGAAGGCGACCGTCCCCGACGAAAGAAAGACCATATTTTACGCCTCGCTCCTGCATGACATCGGTTATCTCGCGCTTCCCGAACATATAACGCATTATCTTTTCGCGCAGGAAGACCCGACTAAGGACCCGATAATACTCTCCCATCCTATCATCGGCGCGGAACTGACCAGCCAGATACCGAACCTCTCTACGATAGCCAAGCTTATCTTAAACCACCATGAACGGTATAACGGCAGGGGTTATCCGCTCGGTAAGCAGCGCAATGAGATCCCTTTGGGCGCGCAGATAATACTGCTCTCCGACCAGCTGGATATGCTCATGAGGAACGAATCGGTGCGCGGCATAAAAACGATAGAGAAGGAGATCTCCTCGTGGTCGAATGAGCGCGTCTCGGCCGAGCTCGTCGAAACGGCCATAAGGGTCCTCAGGGACGAAGGGCTTATCGAGGAGGTATCGGCCAAGGAGAAGATACCGGCTGTATTTAACAGGGTAAGGGCAGAGACCGGCCCCGTGGATATACCCGGAAGCGTCGACGCGGTAGGTATCGCCTGCGAGGTCTTCTCGCAGCTTATAGACACAAAACACCCTTCGATGATCGGGCATTCCAAAAGGGTCTCGGTCTATTCGATGCTAGTATCGCTCGCGATGAACCTCTCCCACGACGAGATAACCAAGACAAAATGGGCCGCCTTGCTCCATGACGTCGGGAAACTGGGCATCGCAAAAAGCCTCATAAGCAAACCCGGAAAGCTCACGCCCCAGGAATTCGCGACGATGAAGATACACGCCGTATTTACGCGTGAGCTGCTCGAGACGATCACGGACTTTAAGGATATAGCGCTGATAGCCAGCTCCGACCACGAACGCTATGACGGGAAGGGTTATCCGATGGGGCTTAAGGGCGACCAGATACCTTTAGGAACAAGGATAATCTCGGTCGCCGACGCTTTCGACGCGATGACATCGACAAGGACTTACCGCAAGGCCCTGGGCAAGGACTCCGCGTGCGACGAGATCGAAAAATGCGCCGGGACCCAGTTCGACCCGGCCGTGGTCAAGGAAGCTATCCCGGTCCTGCGCAACCTCTCTATTTCCCTAATGTAGGAAATAACACGCCGCTTCAGGCAAAAAGATCAATATCTATTTTTTTAAGCATCTTTGCCAGCTTCGCTAACGGCAGGCCGATGACATTGTTGAAGCAGCCTTCTATCCTGTTGATGAATACGCTTCCCAGTCCCTGTATATCGAAACTCCCCGCCTTGTCAAGCGGCGAGACCTTCCTGAAATAATTCCTTATCTGCCTGTCGCTTAAGCGGTACATGTATATTTTCGTCTTCTCGAAATCCATAAGCACCTTCCCGTTATCGATGTCTATCACCGCCATCCCGGTATAGACCCATTGGGGCCTGCGCGAGATGAGTTTTAACGTCCTGAACGCGTCGTCGAGGTTTTTCGGCTTGCCGATTATCTTC includes:
- a CDS encoding FmdB family zinc ribbon protein is translated as MPTYDYECQKCKHIFEVFQSMADKRLEKCPKCGGKVKRLISGGAGVIFKGSGFYETDYKKKSQPSPCEKATSSCPSGCKHKHK
- a CDS encoding RluA family pseudouridine synthase; translated protein: MSGFKILYEDDHIIVADKPAGMLVIPTPKGESNTLTSLLNRELDARGIEANAHPCHRIDRDTSGLIIYAKGKKAQQAMMEEFRARRVKKSYIAFVHGRLVRKAGAIDLPIEGKKSVTKYKVLEERRDFSVVEIEPETGRTNQIRIHFKSIGHPLVGERKFAFAKDYKLKFRRAALHSHKIGFEDPFTKKPLGFTTPLPEDMAKFLEATPIVYAG
- a CDS encoding radical SAM protein: MGENLFFQWHITDACNFRCRHCYQHDFTKASDLPLAALIKIYENIASSAAGRKTKINLTGGEPFLRKDFFGLLRYLDKHDTTEELAIITNASLIDEDAVAKLREIKKLKQVKISLDGATEKTNDAIRKAGAFRTALEKINLLQEKGAFEVIIMLTAMRSNTYELPALFQLCRDLKVDGLIIERFIPLGQSKGLKSEVIDKEDWKRLVGEICEYMEVDARGDDMLPCKAFWIKFKEGDAELLGAECNLGEDAFAILPNGDLLPCRRFAIKIGNLLDKGLKDIINESRVLKEVTDKGKLKGKCRTCRIVKCRGCRAFAYAVGDDYLAEDGLCWI
- a CDS encoding secondary thiamine-phosphate synthase enzyme YjbQ, with the translated sequence MKSYTEYLVFNTENRYEIVNITAQVEKALDKSGIKEGLCLVNAMHITASVFINDDEDGLHRDFLDWVEKLAPYGVEKYRHNRTGEDNGDAHLKRTIMGREVVVAVTKGKLDFGPWERIFYGEFDGQRRKRVLVKIIGE
- a CDS encoding ferritin family protein, producing MKIEYKGDEIIISDFKPLEAYKIARRLEAEGINFYSLFLSSVDDVEAEKAVYSLLTEERKHLKFFSQKAEELSGPFDENSIVDEIDTRVFGALGESVDLAAIIKDEKKAIELGIFFEKRSVSFFKACLGKTADAPAKKAFEDIIKEEEKHLESLKGILKIWRGVS
- a CDS encoding zinc-dependent dehydrogenase, which codes for MYYSNNDVRLEEAPIPETGPGEILIRVASSGICGSDVMEWYRINRVPLVLGHEIAGTVEKTGAGVKNLKIGDRVAVSHHVPCNKCHYCLNGHETACETLRKTNFYPGGFAEFVRVPAINIEQGGVYPLPAGVSFDEATFIEPLACVLRGQRIAGVKKGQTVLVIGSGISGLLHIQYARALGAKLVAATDISQYRIDAAKKFGADSSFSAKEYSPEKLKAINSGMLADAVILCAGARPAVEQALASVERGGTVLFFAAAEKDLALPRSINDIFWRNEVTLTSSYAASPKEHLEALELIRSGKVNVKDMITHRFALADAGKGFKLVAGAADSIKVIIEPQK
- a CDS encoding LemA family protein, whose product is MAALFIILVIVVVAVLWLIGVYNGLVQLKMRVKNGWAQIDVQLKRRHDLIPNLVETAKGYMKFERETLENVIKARTQATQATTVKDKEGAENMLTGALRSLFAVAEKYPDLKANQNMLALQEELTSTENKIAFARQYYNDEVTRYNTTVKTFPANTVAPALGFAPEEFFELKDLAEREPPKVSFT
- a CDS encoding Maf family protein, producing the protein MRKIILASQSKQRQKLLRQIGLRFVSARSDVKEDMKLKSGCADLVMDNALKKAEDAAKRHHSGIVIAADTVVLSGKKIIGKPKNLDDAFRTLKLISRRPQWVYTGMAVIDIDNGKVLMDFEKTKIYMYRLSDRQIRNYFRKVSPLDKAGSFDIQGLGSVFINRIEGCFNNVIGLPLAKLAKMLKKIDIDLFA
- a CDS encoding HD domain-containing phosphohydrolase; this translates as MDINTTRTINELVSAIAYVLDVMSEGTNLYHSWRVGIFASQFAKATVPDERKTIFYASLLHDIGYLALPEHITHYLFAQEDPTKDPIILSHPIIGAELTSQIPNLSTIAKLILNHHERYNGRGYPLGKQRNEIPLGAQIILLSDQLDMLMRNESVRGIKTIEKEISSWSNERVSAELVETAIRVLRDEGLIEEVSAKEKIPAVFNRVRAETGPVDIPGSVDAVGIACEVFSQLIDTKHPSMIGHSKRVSVYSMLVSLAMNLSHDEITKTKWAALLHDVGKLGIAKSLISKPGKLTPQEFATMKIHAVFTRELLETITDFKDIALIASSDHERYDGKGYPMGLKGDQIPLGTRIISVADAFDAMTSTRTYRKALGKDSACDEIEKCAGTQFDPAVVKEAIPVLRNLSISLM